From a region of the Microcebus murinus isolate Inina chromosome 25, M.murinus_Inina_mat1.0, whole genome shotgun sequence genome:
- the ZEB1 gene encoding zinc finger E-box-binding homeobox 1 isoform X3 — MTSHKSGRDQRHVTQSGGNRKFKCTECGKAFKYKHHLKEHLRIHSGEKPYECPNCKKRFSHSGSYSSHISSKKCISLMPVNGRPRTGLKTSQCSSPSLSASPGSPTRPQIRQKIENKPLQEQLSINQIKTEPVDYEFKPIVVASGINCSAPLQNGVFSGGGPLQAASSPQGVVQAVVLPTVGLVSPISINLSDIQNVLKVAVDGNVIRQVLENNQANLASKEQETINASSIQQGGHSVISAISLPLVDQDGTTKIIINYSLEQPSQLQVVPQNLKKENPVPTNSCKSEKLPEDLTVKSEKDKNFEGGVNDSTCLLCDDCPGDLNALPELKHYDLKQPAQLPPLPAAAEAEKPESSASSGAGDGNLSPSQPPLKNLLSLLKAYYALNAQPSAEELSKIADSVNLPLDVVKKWFEKMQAGQISVQSSEPSSPDPDKVNIPAKSDDQPQSANAGEPQDNTVNLQSPLKMTDSAVLPVGSTSNGSRSSTPSPSPLNLSSSRNAQGYLYTAEGAQEEPQVEPLDLSLPKQQGELLERSTITSVYQNSVYSVQEEPLNLSCAKKEPQKDSGVTDSQPVVNVIPPSANPINIALPTVTAQLPTIVAIADQSSVPCLRALAANKQTILIPQVAYTYSATVSPAVQEPPSKVIQPNGNQDERQDTSSEGVSNVEDQNDSDSTPPKKKMRKTENGMYACDLCDKIFQKSSSLLRHKYEHTGKRPHECGICKKAFKHKHHLIEHLRLHSGEKPYQCDKCGKRFSHSGSYSQHMNHRYSYCKREAEERDGDGHAGRPRAGGPGQPGNTASPSQGDSDERESLPREEDEDSEKEEEEEEEEKEMEESQEEKECENPQGEGGEEEEEGEEEEEEGMEGEEGEEEAELEGEAAETQGPMRGERAASPASSLEGKVSEDSKQVSEEKTNEA, encoded by the exons AGACATGTGACGCAGTCTGGGGGCAATCGTAAGTTCAAGTGcactgaatgtggaaaagctttcaaATACAAACACCACCTAAAAGAGCACTTAAGAATTCACagtg GAGAGAAGCCATATGAATGCCCAAACTGCAAGAAACGTTTTTCTCATTCTGGTTCCTATAGCTCACACATAAGCAGTAAAAAATGTATCAGCTTGATGCCTGTGAATGGGCGACCAAGAACAGGACTCAAAACATCTCAGTGTTCCTCACCATCTCTCTCAGCATCACCAGGCAGTCCCACACGACCACAGATACGGCAAAAGATAGAGAATAAACCCCTTCAAGAACAACTTTCTATAAACCAAATTAAAACTGAACCTGTGGATTATGAATTCAAACCCATAGTGGTTGCTTCAGGAATCAACTGTTCAGCCCCTTTACAAAACGGGGTGTTTAGTGGTGGTGGCCCATTGCAGGCAGCCAGTTCTCCTCAGGGTGTGGTGCAAGCTGTTGTTCTGCCAACAGTTGGTTTGGTGTCTCCCATAAGTATCAATTTAAGTGATATTCAGAATGTACTTAAAGTGGCAGTAGATGGTAATGTAATAAGGCAAGTTTTGGAGAATAATCAAGCCAATCTTGCATCCAAAGAACAAGAAACAATCAATGCTTCATCCATACAACAAGGTGGCCATTCTGTTATTTCAGCCATCAGTCTTCCTTTGGTTGATCAAGATGGAACAACCAAAATTATCATCAACTACAGTCTTGAGCAGCCTAGCCAACTTCAAGTTGTtcctcagaatttaaaaaaagaaaatccagtcCCCACAAACAGTTGCAAAAGTGAAAAGCTACCAGAAGATCTTACTGTTAAATCTGAGAAGGACAAAAACTTTGAAGGGGGAGTGAATGATAGCACTTGTCTGCTGTGTGATGACTGTCCAGGAGACCTTAATGCACTTCCAGAACTAAAGCACTATGACCTGAAGCAGCCTGCACAGCTCCCTCCACTCCCTGCAGCAGCAGAAGCTGAGAAGCCTGAGTCCTCTGCCTCATCAGGTGCTGGAGATGGCAATTTGTCTCCCAGTCAACCACCTTTAAAGAACCTCTTGTCTCTTCTGAAAGCATATTATGCTTTGAATGCACAACCAAGTGCAGAAGAGCTCTCAAAAATTGCTGATTCAGTAAATCTACCATTGGATGTAGTAAAAAAGTGGTTTGAAAAGATGCAAGCTGGACAGATTTCAGTGCAGTCTTCAGAACCATCTTCTCCTGATCCAGACAAAGTAAATATCCCTGCAAAGAGCGATGATCAGCCTCAGTCTGCAAATGCAGGTGAACCCCAGGACAACACAGTAAATCTACAGAGCCCTTTGAAGATGACAGACTCTGCCGTTTTACCAGTGGGCTCAACCAGCAATGGTTCCAGAAGCAGTACACCATCCCCGTCACCGCTAAACCTTTCCTCATCCAGAAATGCACAGGGTTACTTGTACACAGCGGAAGGTGCACAAGAAGAGCCACAAGTAGAACCTCTTGATCTTTCACTACCAAAGCAACAGGGAGAATTGCTGGAAAGGTCAACCATCACTAGTGTTTACCAGAACAGTGTTTATTCTGTCCAGGAAGAACCCTTGAACTTGTCTTGCGCAAAAAAGGAGCCACAAAAGGACAGTGGTGTTACAGACTCACAACCAGTTGTAAATGTAATCCCACCAAGTGCCAACCCCATAAACATTGCTCTACCTACGGTCACTGCCCAGCTGCCCACAATCGTGGCCATTGCTGACCAGAGCAGTGTCCCATGCTTGCGAGCACTCGCTGCCAATAAGCAAACCATTCTGATCCCCCAGGTGGCTTACACGTACTCTGCCACAGTCAGCCCTGCAGTCCAGGAACCGCCCTCCAAAGTGATCCAGCCAAATGGaaatcag gatgAAAGACAAGACACTAGCTCAGAAGGAGTATCAAATGTGGAGGATCAGAATGACTCTGATTCTACACCACCCAAAAAGAAAATGcggaaaacagaaaatggaatgTATGCTTGTGATTTGTGTGACAAGATATTCCAAAAGAGTAGTTCATTATTGAGACATAAATATGAACACACAG GGAAGAGGCCTCACGAGTGCGGGATCTGCAAAAAGGCCTTTAAACACAAGCACCACCTGATCGAGCACCTGCGCCTGCACTCGGGGGAGAAGCCCTACCAGTGCGACAAGTGCGGGAAGCGCTTCTCGCACTCGGGCTCCTACTCGCAGCACATGAACCACCGCTACTCCTACTGCAAGCGCGAGGCGGAGGAGCGCGACGGCGACGGCCACGCGGGGCGGCCGCGCGCGGGGGGCCCCGGGCAGCCGGGCAACACGGCGTCGCCGTCGCAGGGGGACTCGGACGAGAGGGAGAGTTTGCCAAGGGAGGAGGACGAGGACAgcgaaaaggaggaggaggaggaggaggaggagaaagagatggaagaatcgcaggaagaaaaggaatgtgaaaatccgcagggggagggaggggaggaggaggaggagggggaggaggaggaggaggaggggatggagggggaggagggagaggaggaggcggAGCTCGAGGGAGAAGCCGCAGAAACCCAAGGTCCGATGAGGGGTGAGCGGGCTGCCAGCCCAGCGAGCAGCTTAGAAGGAAAAGTCAGCGAGGATAGCAAGCAAGTGtctgaagaaaagacaaatgaagcCTGA